One Lutra lutra chromosome 18, mLutLut1.2, whole genome shotgun sequence genomic window carries:
- the SPACDR gene encoding sperm acrosome developmental regulator: MAAVMRFFRWIWRKITRWVFFWKHKAKSTVLEHSDSQKSVVKVEKTPKVTDTFKLVEPCEEAKVSKTGETPKAADAFTVVKSADHAKVEQKRGRRSLLQLPRTAVKSVSTLMVSALQSGWQMCSWKSSVSSTSISSQMRSGSALETPEAEMLREVYLVLWAIRKQLRQLARRQERRRRHHIRAHGVPQPEAVQGLKQDARSPL, translated from the exons ATGGCTGCGGTAATGAGGTTCTTCCGATGGATTTGGCGAAAGATTACTCGCTGG GTTTTCTTCTGGAAACACAAAGCTAAGTCCACCGTCTTGGAACACTCTGACTCCCAGAAAAGTGTAGTGAAGGTGGAGAAGACTCCCAAAGTGACTGACACGTTCAAGTTGGTTGAGCCTTGCGAGGAGGCTAAGGTCTCCAAGACCGGGGAGACCCCCAAGGCAGCTGATGCCTTCACGGTGGTCAAATCAGCGGATCACGCCAAGGTGGAGCAGAAACGTGGGCGCAGATCCCTCCTGCAGCTGCCCCGGACAGCTGTCAAGTCCGTCTCCACACTCATGGTCTCGGCCCTGCAGAGCGGCTGGCAGATGTGCAGCTGGAAG tCCTCTGTGAGCTCTACCTCCATTTCCTCCCAGATGAGGTCTGGGTCCGCTCTGGAGACGCCGGAGGCTGAGATGCTGCGGGAAGTCTACCTGGTGCTGTGGGCCATCCGGAAACAGCTGCGACAGCTGGCCCGCAGGCAGGAGAGGCGGAGGCGGCACCACATCCGGGCCCACGGTGTCCCCCAACCTGAGGCAGTTCAGGGCCTGAAACAGGATGCCCGGAGTCCCCTCTAA
- the TSC22D4 gene encoding TSC22 domain family protein 4 gives MSGGKKKSSFQITSVTTDYEGPGSPGASEPPALPAPTGPPPRLPNGEPNPEPGGKSTPRNGSPPPGAPASRFRVVKLPHGLGEPYRRGRWTCVDVYERDLETPGFSRLLEGVRGASGGTGGRSLDSRLELASLGLGAPTPQPGLSQGPTSWLRPPPSSPGPQARSFTGGLGQLAVPGKAKVETPPLSASPPQQRPPEPRTGESAGTSRAATPLPFLRVEAEAGGSASGTPPVSRSKDGALRLRMELAAPEEMGQVPPLDSRPGSPALYLFSDASLVRKSPDPFGAAAAQSLSLARSMLAISGHHLDSDDDSGSGSLVGIDNKIEQAMDLVKSHLMFAVREEVEVLKEQIRDLAERNAALEQENGLLRALASPEQLAQLPSSGVPRLGPPAPNGPSV, from the exons ATGAGTGGGGGCAAGAAGAAGAGTAGTTTCCAAATCACCAGCGTCACCACGGACTATGAGGgcccagggagcccaggggcTTCCGAGCCCCCTGCTCTGCCGGCCCCCACCGGGCCCCCACCCCGTCTGCCTAACGGGGAGCCCAACCCGGAGCCAGGGGGCAAGAGCACCCCCCGGAACGGCTCCCCACCACCTGGGGCCCCCGCCTCCCGTTTCCGGGTGGTAAAGCTGCCCCACGGCCTGGGAGAGCCTTATCGCCGAGGCCGTTGGACGTGTGTGGATGTTTACGAGCGAGACCTGGAGACCCCCGGCTTCAGCCGGCTCTTGGAGGGAGTTCGAGGGGCCTCGGGAGGCACTGGGGGCAGGTCTTTGGATTCCAGGTTGGAGCTGGCCAGCCTGGGCCTTGGTGCCCCGACCCCGCAGCCGGGCCTGTCCCAGGGCCCCACCTCCTGGCTCCGtccgcccccctcctcccctggaCCTCAAGCCCGTTCCTTCACCGGGGGGCTGGGCCAGCTGGCAGTGCCTGGCAAGGCCAAGGTGGAGACACCCCCCCTgtcagcctccccaccccagcagcgCCCCCCAGAGCCCAGGACTGGGGAGAGCGCTGGCACGTCCAGGGCTGCCACGCCCCTGCCCTTCCTGAGGGTGGAAGCGGAGGCTGGGGGCTCAGCGTCGGGGACCCCTCCAGTGTCCCGATCAAAGGATGGCGCCCTGCGGCTGAGAATGGAGTTGGCTGCTCCAGAGGAGATGGGGCAG GTGCCCCCGCTCGACTCCCGCCCCGGCTCCCCAGCCCTCTACTTGTTCTCTGATGCCAGTCTGGTTCGCAAGTCTCCAGACCCCTTTGGAGCAGCGGCAGCCCAGAGTCTCAGCCTGGCCCGTTCCATGCTGGCCATCAGTGGACATCACCTGGACAGCGATGATGATAG CGGCTCCGGAAGCCTGGTTGGCATTGACAACAAGATCGAACAAGCCATG GACTTGGTGAAGTCCCACCTCATGTTTGCGGTCCGGGAGGAGGTGGAGGTCCTGAAGGAGCAGATCCGCGACCTGGCCGAGCGGAATGCCGCGCTGGAGCAGGAGAACGGGCTCCTGCGTGCCCTGGCCAGCCCTGAGCAGCTGGCCCAGCTGCCCTCCTCGGGAGTCCCACGGCTTGGGCCCCCTGCACCCAACGGGCCCTCTGTCTGA